Part of the Cupriavidus basilensis genome is shown below.
AGGTCATGGTGATCGACATGGGCATGGCCCCATCGCCCTCCATCTGCACCCGCGAGCCGGATCGGAACCATGGCGCGTCGCACAGCGGGGCAAGAGCCCGTGCCGGCGCCTCCTCGGACGCGGCAGCGGCCACCGCCACTGTCTGAGCCTGCGCAAGGCTGCCCACGACCAGCAGCCCTGCGCCGGCAATGAAAGCAGCCCTAAACCGTTGCGCCTTTGTCCTCACATGAATCCTGTCTAGAATGATTTCGCGCCCCCGCTTGTTCCGGCCAGGCGCCGCGCACGCAGGGCCCGCCAGACGTCGTGGCTCGCGCTGGCTGGAAACTAGTGCCTTTTTTGCCCGCGCGTGTCGGCAATCTTAGTCGGTCACCGTCGCAGCCGGCCCATGCGGGCCGCTTGCCAGGGAGTTCCTATGCTTCAGTATTACGCCAAGCTTTGGTGGGTTGTGGCCTTGCGCGGCATTCTCGCTGTTCTTTTCGGAATTTGTGCATTTTTCGCACCCATTGCCACACTGGCTGCACTCGTGCTCATGTTTGGCGCCTTTGCCGCCGCCGACGGCGTCAGCGCGCTACTGATGGCCATCTCGGGCAACCGGCGCGCGGCTAGCGACCGCGGCATCCTTGCACTGCAGGGCCTGCTTGGCCTGGGTGTGGGCCTGCTGACCTGGTTCAGCCCCGTGGTCACCGCGTTTTCCCTGCTGTTATATATCGCCGCCTGGACGCTTGCCACAGGCGTGCTGCAATTTGTCGCGGCAATCCGCCTGCGCAAGGACATTCCCAATGAATGGTGGCTGATCCTGGCCGGGATGGTGAGCATCGTGTTCGCCGTCCTGCTGCTGTGGCACCCCCTTGCCGGCGCGCTGGCGGTGCTGTGGATGATCGGAGCATGGGCGGTGGTGTGCGGCATTCTGCTAATCGGCGCCTCACTGCGCTTGCGGCGCGCAAGAACAATGACTGTTGAATCACTTTTAAGTTAAGCCACGCGCACTGCCCGGGCCGTCCCGCGTGCGCCGACCCCGCGCGCGACGGCGGGTTGCGGCGGTCGTGCTAACATTGCGCGCCGCGCCACTTGGCAACCACGGTTGGCCATGGGGTAATGGCTGGAAAGACTAACAAAGCAGAAGGCGCGGGGAAACGGGCACCATCGCTTGCTTTTTTTGTCTACCAAAGCCGTCGCTGCTGCGTTGTGATGTTTTCGCCGGTACCCGGCAGCCCGAAACCGTCAAACAGACCGACCGCGCGCTGCGGCAACAGCCTGACACCGCTTTTTTAGCGGTGCCAAGGCGGCGTTACCAGTGCTTTAATAATCACGCAAGTGGCCGCGCCATCGCGAGCCAATGCAATGACTGCGTGGCGGCAGGCGGGCAAGCCATCCGGGCCGCCCGCGTGCGGATCGCCACACCCCGCAAGCCCGAGAACCGGTCGTCATGTGCGCAAGCCAGGACGGTCACCCGATCCCTTTCCAGGAGACGTATGCGTAGTTCCGTGACCTCGCGAGACACCTCGCGAAGCACCGCACAAGGTGTTTCGCAATCTGCCGGCTTGCCCACGATCACCATCGTCCTGGTTTGCCTGTTTATTCTCCTGGTCTGGTTCGGCACGCTCGACGCTCGCCACCTGCTGCGCTCCGATGAAGGCCGCTACGCCGAGATCGCCCGTGAGATGTTCTCCACCGGTGACTGGGTAACCATCCGCTACAACGCACTCAAGTACTTCGAGAAGCCGCCTTTCCATATGTGGGTGACAGCGCTGTCGTATACCTTGTTCGGCGTGGGCGACTGGCAAGCCCGGCTATGCGTGGCGCTGTCCGGCATGGTCGGCCTCGTGGTCTCGATGCTCGCCGCCCACCGCTGGTATGGCTTGCGGGCCGCCTTCCTGACCGGGCTGGTGCTGGCCGCCGCGCCGATGTGGAGCGTGGCCTCGCACTTCAACTCGCTGGACATGACGCTTTCCGGCGCCATGGCCTGCGTGCTGGCCTTCATGTTGCTCGCGCAGCACCCCGCTGCTACGCCAGCCGCGCGGCGCTACTGGATGTGGGCCTGCTGGATAGCCATGGGCGTGGCGATCCTGACCAAAGGGCTGGTAGGCATTGCCCTGCCCGGCCTCGTGCTGGTCATCTACACCCTGATCTCGCGGGATTTCGGCCTGTGGCGGCGCCTGCACCTGATCACCGGCACCGCACTGATGCTGATCGTCACGGTGCCCTGGTTCTGGCTGGTGTCGGAGCGCAACCCCGAATTCCTGAATTTCTTCTTTATCCACGAGCACTGGCAGCGCTATACCTCGACGGTACACTCGCGCAAGGGCCCGCTGTGGTACTTCGTGCCGTTGCTGGTGGCGGGCTTCATCCCCTGGCTGGGCCTGGCGCCGCGCATGTGGCAAGTGGTCCGTGGCGAAGGCGCGGCGGCACGCGTGGCGCCGGCGCGGCCATTCCAGCCGGCGCTGTTGCTGGCCGTGTGGGCCATTGCCATCTTTGTCTTCTTCAGCCTGTCCGGCTCGAAGCTGCCCGGCTATATCGTGCCGATCTTCCCGGCGCTTGGCATGCTGGCTGCCGTGGCGCTGCAGCACATCGATGAGCGCAGCTGGAAGCGGCAGCTCAACGGCATGCTGGTCATTTCGGCAATCGGCTTGCTGGCCAGCCCGGTGGTGGCCACGCTGAATTCCGACAACACGCCCAACGAGCTGTACCGCTTGTTCGCGGTCTGGGTCGGCGCCGCCTTCGTGCTGATGCTCGGCGCCGTGTTCCTCGCGCGCAAGCTGCTGGCGAGCAAGGGCCTGATGGTCAGCATCACCGTTTACTCGCTCGGCTTGTTCACCAGCTTCACAGTGGCGCTGCTGGGCCACGAGGTCATGGGGCGGCAGACTTCGGGCGTGGACATGGTGCCCGCCATTAACGCCGTGCTGACGGACGACATGCCGATTTACGGCGTGCGCATGCTGGACCACACGCTGCCGTACTACCTGCGCCGCACCACCATCATGGTGGAATGGCCGGACGAGCTCGAGTTCGGCACCAAGCAGGAGCCGCAGAAATGGCTCCCCACCCTGGATGCCTTTATTGCAAAATGGCAGGATGGCCAGCACGCCGTGGGCATCATGTCGGCTGCCACCTACAAGATACTGCAAGAGAGCAAGGTGCCGATGTACAAGATCGGGCAAGACAAGCGCCGCGTCGCGGTCACCAACTTCCCGCCTCCCGGCCAGGCACCGGCGGCCCCGCAGCAAGAACCGAACCGCGCGCCATGACGCTCTCTACCTTCGCTTTTATCTTTACCGGCGTGCTGCTCAATGCGTGCGCGCAGCTGCTGCTCAAAGCCGGCACCAACGCCGTGGGCGCCATCACCATCGAGCGCGCGACGCTGTTTGCCACGGCGTTTCGGGTGCTGACGCAGTGGCCGGTACTGGCTGGCCTGACACTGTATGTAGTCAGCGTCGGCGTGTGGATCGTCGGGCTGTCGCGGGTCGATGTATCGATCGCTTACCCGATGCTGTCGCTCGGTTATGTGGTGAACGCCCTGGCAGCCTGGTGGCTGTTCGGTGAAATGATCGGCCCCCTGCGCGTAGCCGGCATCCTGCTGATCCTCGCCGGCGTGTTTCTCATCGCGCGTTCCTGATCACCGCACCATCCACCGTCGCACCATCGCCACAAGAGCCTGATTGCCATGACCGCTTCCGCTGCGCAAGCCTTCCTGCCCTTCGTCAAGCCGAATATTGACGCCGCCGCCATCGCCGAGGTAGGCAAGGTGCTGGCCTCGGGCTGGATCACCTCCGGCCCCAAGATGCACGCCTTCGAGGCTGCCCTGTCCGAACTGTTCGGGGGCCGCCCCGTGCGCACCTTCGCCAATGGCTCGGCGACGATGGAAATCGCGCTGCGCGTGGCCAATATCGGCCCCGGCGACGAAGTCATCACCACCCCGATCACCTGGGTTGCCACGGCCAATGTCGTGATCACGGTGGGCGCCAAGCCCGTCTTCGTCGATATCGACCCGCGCACGCGCAATATCGACCTCGACGCCGTTGAAGCTGCCATCACGCCCCGTACCCGCGCCATCATGCCGGTCTACCTGTCGGGCCTGCCGGTGGATATGGACCGCCTCTACGCCATCGCGAAGAAGCACAACCTGCGTGTGATCGAGGATGCCGCGCAGGCCATCGACTCGCGCTGGCGCGGCCAGCGCATCGGTGCCTTCGGCGACCTGGTCAGCTTCAGCTTCCAGGCCAACAAGAACATCACCAGCGTCGAAGGCGGCTGCCTGGTGATGAACTCGCCCGAAGAAGCCGAACGTGCCGAACGCCTGCGCCTGCAAGGCGTGATCCGTACCGGCATGGACGGGATGGATGTGGAAGAGCCCGGCGGCAAATTCAACCTCACCGATGTCAACGCCGCCATCGGCCTGTCGCAACTGGCGCAACTTGACGCCATCACGGCACGCCGCGCCGAACTGGCCGAGGCGTACTACCGCTGCGCCGCCGACAGCGGCCTGGCCGACCTCGGCATCGAGCTGCCGCTGCCGCGTGACGGCGAGCTGGCCACCACCAACTGGCATATGTTCCAGGTGGTGCTGCCGGCCGAACGCATCGAAGGCGGGCGCACCGCGGTGATGGAGGCCATGCGCGAGCAAGGCGTCGGCACCGGCGTGCATTATCCCGCCGTGCACCTGTTTTCTTATTACCGCTCCCTGGGCTGGCGCGAAGGCATGCTGCCGCACGCCGAGCGCATCGGAAGGAGCATCGTCACGCTGCCGATGTTCCCCGCCATGCAAGCCGCCGACGTGGAGCGGGTATGCGCAACTCTTAGCGAAACATGCAAACGCCTCTTCAAATGAGCCCTGTCGAAGTCTCCGTCGTCATTCCCGTCTATAACGAGGAAGATGGCCTGCAAGCCCTGTTCGACCGGCTCTACCCGGCGATGGACGGGCTCGGCTGCAACTACGAGATCATCTTCGTCAACGACGGCAGTCGCGACCGTTCGGCACAGATCCTGGCCAGCCAGTTTCACAAGCGCCCGGACACGACGCGCGTCGTGCTGTTCAACGGCAACTTTGGCCAGCATATGGCCATCCTGGCCGGCTTCGAGCACACCCGCGGCCAGATCGTGATCACGCTGGACGCCGACCTGCAAAACCCGCCGGAGGAAATCCCCCGGCTGGTGGCAACCATGCGCGAAGGCCATGACTACGTTGGCACCATCCGCCGCGAGCGCAACGACACGGCGTTCCGCCGCATTGCGTCCCGGGCCATGAACCGCCTGCGCGAGCGCATCACGCGCATCAAGATGACCGACCAGGGCTGCATGCTGCGTGCCTACGACCGCAATGTCGTCGACACCATCAATGCCTGCCGTGAGGTCAATACCTTTATCCCCGCGCTGGCCTATACCTTCTCCTCCAACCCGGTGGAGATCGTGGTCGAGCACGAGGAGCGCCACGCCGGCGAATCCAAGTATTCGCTGTTCCAGCTCATCCGGCTGAACTTCGACCTGGTAACCGGCTTCTCCATCGTGCCGCTGCAGTGGTTCTCCGCCATCGGCACCTTGCTGTCGCTGGCATCGGCGGGCCTGGTGGCGGTGCTGCTGGTTCGGCGCTTCGTGCTTGGCGCGGAAGTGCAGGGTGTGTTCACCCTGCTCGCCTTCAACTTCTTCCTGGTTGGCATCATGCTGTTCGGCATCGGCCTGCTGGGCGAGTACATCGGCCGCATCTACCAGGAAGTGCGCAACCGTCCGCGCTATCGCATCCAGGCGGTGCTGGAAGGCACGCCAGAACAGCAAAAGGCGACGGAGGTCTCGTGCGCGCAGTAGTCTTCGCTTATCACAACGTCGGCGACCGCTGCCTGCGCGTGCTGCACGCGCGTGGCGTGGAAGTGGCGCTGGTTGTCACGCACCGCGACCGCCCGGATGAAAACATCTGGTTCCGCCGCGTTGCCGATACCGCCGCCGAACTCGGCTTGCCCGTCACCTACGGCGAAGACCCGGCCGATCCGGCGCTGGCCGCCGCGGTGGCCGCGGCGCGCCCCGACGTGATCTTCTCTTTCTACTACCGCGCGATGATTCCCGCGGCAGTGCTGGCGCTGGCGCCGCAAGGCGCGTTCAATATGCACGGCTCCCTGCTGCCCAAGTATCGCGGCCGCGTGCCGGTGAACTGGGCGGTGCTGCATGGAGAGAGCGAGACCGGCGCCACGCTGCATGCGATGGAAGCCAAGCCGGATGCCGGCTTCATCGTCGACCAGACGTCAGTGCCGATCCTGCCCGACGACACCGCCGGCGAGGTCTTCGAGAAAGTGACCGTGGCCGCCGAGCAAACGCTGTGGCGCGCCCTGCCCGCCATGATGGCCGGCAACATCACGCCGCTGCCCAACCGCCTTGCCGAAGGCAGCTACTTCTCCGGGCGCAAGCCGGAGGACGGCCGCATCGACTGGCAGCAGCCGGCCGCGCAGGTCTACAACCTGATCCGCGCGGTCGCACCGCCCTATCCCGGCGCCTTCACCGATGCCGGCTCGCGCCGCTTCGTGGTGGCGCGGGCGCGCCTGCCGCATGCCGGCAGCGCAGCCGCAGCAACCCAATTGCAGTCCACCAGCGCCGCCCGCCCGGGCTTGCACGTGATCGACGGGCAGATCGTCGGCGTGTGCGGCGATGGCGGCCTGATCCTTGTACGCGAACTGCTGGACGATGGCGCCCAACCCGCGCCCGTCTCGGCTGCCGCGCTTTCCACATTTCTTACCGCATTGTCCAAAGAGGAAAACCGATGAAAAAGGTCCTGATTCTTGGCGTCAACGGCTTCATCGGCCACCACCTGACGCGCCGCATTCTCGAAACCACGTCGTGGGAAGTCTACGGCATGGACATGTCCAGCGATCGCCTTGGCGACCTGATCGACCATCCGCGCATGCACTTCTTTGAAGGTGACATCACCATCAACAAGGAGTGGATTGAGTACAACATCCGCAAGTGCGACGTGGTGCTGCCGCTGGTGGCCATCGCCACGCCCGCCACCTACGTGCGCCAGCCGCTGCGCGTGTTCGAACTCGACTTCGAAGCCAACCTGCCGATCGTGCGCGCCGCCGTGAAGTACGGCAAGCACCTGGTGTTCCCGTCCACCTCCGAGGTGTACGGCATGTGCCATGACGACGAGTTCGATCCCGAGACGTCCGAGCTGATCTGCGGCCCGATCAACAAGCCGCGCTGGATCTATGCCTGCTCCAAGCAGCTGATGGACCGCGTGATCCACGCCTACGGCATGGAGCAAGGCCTGAACTACACCCTGTTCCGCCCGTTCAACTGGATCGGCGCCGGCCTGGACTCGATCTTCGAATCGAAGGAAGGCTCCTCGCGCGTGGTCACCCAGTTCCTCGGCCACATCGTGCGCGGCGAGCCGATCAAGCTGGTGGACGGCGGCGCGCAAAAGCGTGCCTTTGCCGACGTCACCGACGGCATCAGCGCACTGATGCGCATCATCGAGAACCCGAACGGCATCGCCACCGGCAAGATCTACAACATCGGCAACCCGCGCAACATCCACTCCGTGCGCGAGCTGGCCGAGATGATGCTGAAGATGGCCGGCGACTACGCTGAGTACGCGGAAGAAGCCAAGAAGACCCAGATCGTGGAAACCTCCTCGGGCGACTTCTACGGCAAGGGCTACCAGGACGTGCAGAACCGCGTGCCGAAGATCGACAACACCGTGGAAGAGCTCGGCTGGAAGCCCGAGGTCAGCATGGAAGACGCACTGCGCGCCATCTTCGAGGCTTACCGCAGCAAGGTGATCGAGGCGCGCACCCTGGTCGATTCGGCCAACTGAGCGCACGCACCCGATGGCCCGTATCGCCCTGAAGGTCGACGTCGACACGCTGCGCGGCACCCGCGAAGGCGTGCCGGCGCTGCTCGCCATGCTGGCCCGCGTGCGGGCCGAGGCCACCTTTCTGTTCAGCCTTGGCCCCGACCATACCGGCTGGGCGCTGCGGCGCGTGTTTCGTCCCGGCTTCCTGAAGAAGGTGTCGCGTACGTCGGTGGTGTCGAACTATGGCTTGCGCACGCTGATGTACGGCGTGCTGCTGCCCGGTCCCGATATCGGCCGCAAGGGCGCGGCCGAGATGCGCGCGGCGCGCGCGGCAGGGCACGAATGCGGCATCCACACCTGGGATCACGTCTACTGGCAGGACAACGTGCGCGAGCGCGATGCGGCCTGGACCCGGCGCCAGATGCAAAGTGCATTCGACCGCTACGTCGAGATATTCGGCGAAGCACCGCCCACCCATGGCGCGGCCGGTTGGCAAATGAACGATGAGGCCTTCCGCCAGATCGACGACTGGGGCATGGTGTACGCGTCCGATGGCCGCGGCACCGGTCCGTATATCCCCACGGTCGATGGTGTGGCATGCCGCCACGTGCAGATGCCGACCACGCTGCCGACGCTGGACGAACTGATCGGCGTGGGCGACCTGACGGAAGACAACGTCCACCACGCCGTGCTGCGCCTGAGCGAAGACGGGCGCGACCACGTGTTCACCCTGCACACCGAACTCGAGGGCGGCAAGCTTGCGCCGGTGTTCAACCGCCTGCTGGATGGCTGGCGCGCGCAGGGGCATGAACTGGTGTCGATGGCCACGCTCTACCGGCATATCGATCGCAGCGCCCTGCCGGAACTGCCGGTGACGTGGGGCGCGATCGAGGGAAGAAGTGGCGAGCTGATCCTGCAGCCGTAGGCATCCGGCCGGCACGGCACGGCTC
Proteins encoded:
- a CDS encoding HdeD family acid-resistance protein, giving the protein MLQYYAKLWWVVALRGILAVLFGICAFFAPIATLAALVLMFGAFAAADGVSALLMAISGNRRAASDRGILALQGLLGLGVGLLTWFSPVVTAFSLLLYIAAWTLATGVLQFVAAIRLRKDIPNEWWLILAGMVSIVFAVLLLWHPLAGALAVLWMIGAWAVVCGILLIGASLRLRRARTMTVESLLS
- a CDS encoding glycosyltransferase family 39 protein — encoded protein: MRSSVTSRDTSRSTAQGVSQSAGLPTITIVLVCLFILLVWFGTLDARHLLRSDEGRYAEIAREMFSTGDWVTIRYNALKYFEKPPFHMWVTALSYTLFGVGDWQARLCVALSGMVGLVVSMLAAHRWYGLRAAFLTGLVLAAAPMWSVASHFNSLDMTLSGAMACVLAFMLLAQHPAATPAARRYWMWACWIAMGVAILTKGLVGIALPGLVLVIYTLISRDFGLWRRLHLITGTALMLIVTVPWFWLVSERNPEFLNFFFIHEHWQRYTSTVHSRKGPLWYFVPLLVAGFIPWLGLAPRMWQVVRGEGAAARVAPARPFQPALLLAVWAIAIFVFFSLSGSKLPGYIVPIFPALGMLAAVALQHIDERSWKRQLNGMLVISAIGLLASPVVATLNSDNTPNELYRLFAVWVGAAFVLMLGAVFLARKLLASKGLMVSITVYSLGLFTSFTVALLGHEVMGRQTSGVDMVPAINAVLTDDMPIYGVRMLDHTLPYYLRRTTIMVEWPDELEFGTKQEPQKWLPTLDAFIAKWQDGQHAVGIMSAATYKILQESKVPMYKIGQDKRRVAVTNFPPPGQAPAAPQQEPNRAP
- a CDS encoding DMT family transporter, which gives rise to MTLSTFAFIFTGVLLNACAQLLLKAGTNAVGAITIERATLFATAFRVLTQWPVLAGLTLYVVSVGVWIVGLSRVDVSIAYPMLSLGYVVNALAAWWLFGEMIGPLRVAGILLILAGVFLIARS
- a CDS encoding DegT/DnrJ/EryC1/StrS family aminotransferase; the protein is MTASAAQAFLPFVKPNIDAAAIAEVGKVLASGWITSGPKMHAFEAALSELFGGRPVRTFANGSATMEIALRVANIGPGDEVITTPITWVATANVVITVGAKPVFVDIDPRTRNIDLDAVEAAITPRTRAIMPVYLSGLPVDMDRLYAIAKKHNLRVIEDAAQAIDSRWRGQRIGAFGDLVSFSFQANKNITSVEGGCLVMNSPEEAERAERLRLQGVIRTGMDGMDVEEPGGKFNLTDVNAAIGLSQLAQLDAITARRAELAEAYYRCAADSGLADLGIELPLPRDGELATTNWHMFQVVLPAERIEGGRTAVMEAMREQGVGTGVHYPAVHLFSYYRSLGWREGMLPHAERIGRSIVTLPMFPAMQAADVERVCATLSETCKRLFK
- a CDS encoding glycosyltransferase, translating into MQTPLQMSPVEVSVVIPVYNEEDGLQALFDRLYPAMDGLGCNYEIIFVNDGSRDRSAQILASQFHKRPDTTRVVLFNGNFGQHMAILAGFEHTRGQIVITLDADLQNPPEEIPRLVATMREGHDYVGTIRRERNDTAFRRIASRAMNRLRERITRIKMTDQGCMLRAYDRNVVDTINACREVNTFIPALAYTFSSNPVEIVVEHEERHAGESKYSLFQLIRLNFDLVTGFSIVPLQWFSAIGTLLSLASAGLVAVLLVRRFVLGAEVQGVFTLLAFNFFLVGIMLFGIGLLGEYIGRIYQEVRNRPRYRIQAVLEGTPEQQKATEVSCAQ
- a CDS encoding formyltransferase, whose amino-acid sequence is MRAVVFAYHNVGDRCLRVLHARGVEVALVVTHRDRPDENIWFRRVADTAAELGLPVTYGEDPADPALAAAVAAARPDVIFSFYYRAMIPAAVLALAPQGAFNMHGSLLPKYRGRVPVNWAVLHGESETGATLHAMEAKPDAGFIVDQTSVPILPDDTAGEVFEKVTVAAEQTLWRALPAMMAGNITPLPNRLAEGSYFSGRKPEDGRIDWQQPAAQVYNLIRAVAPPYPGAFTDAGSRRFVVARARLPHAGSAAAATQLQSTSAARPGLHVIDGQIVGVCGDGGLILVRELLDDGAQPAPVSAAALSTFLTALSKEENR
- a CDS encoding bifunctional UDP-4-keto-pentose/UDP-xylose synthase translates to MKKVLILGVNGFIGHHLTRRILETTSWEVYGMDMSSDRLGDLIDHPRMHFFEGDITINKEWIEYNIRKCDVVLPLVAIATPATYVRQPLRVFELDFEANLPIVRAAVKYGKHLVFPSTSEVYGMCHDDEFDPETSELICGPINKPRWIYACSKQLMDRVIHAYGMEQGLNYTLFRPFNWIGAGLDSIFESKEGSSRVVTQFLGHIVRGEPIKLVDGGAQKRAFADVTDGISALMRIIENPNGIATGKIYNIGNPRNIHSVRELAEMMLKMAGDYAEYAEEAKKTQIVETSSGDFYGKGYQDVQNRVPKIDNTVEELGWKPEVSMEDALRAIFEAYRSKVIEARTLVDSAN
- a CDS encoding polysaccharide deacetylase family protein; this translates as MARIALKVDVDTLRGTREGVPALLAMLARVRAEATFLFSLGPDHTGWALRRVFRPGFLKKVSRTSVVSNYGLRTLMYGVLLPGPDIGRKGAAEMRAARAAGHECGIHTWDHVYWQDNVRERDAAWTRRQMQSAFDRYVEIFGEAPPTHGAAGWQMNDEAFRQIDDWGMVYASDGRGTGPYIPTVDGVACRHVQMPTTLPTLDELIGVGDLTEDNVHHAVLRLSEDGRDHVFTLHTELEGGKLAPVFNRLLDGWRAQGHELVSMATLYRHIDRSALPELPVTWGAIEGRSGELILQP